The Ziziphus jujuba cultivar Dongzao chromosome 7, ASM3175591v1 genome includes a region encoding these proteins:
- the LOC107423961 gene encoding K(+) efflux antiporter 4 isoform X1, producing MRVRSSTIMTVLFVCNLIIICFSARPCLSFPFFATADSAVSNSVTEEINVTLADSNSTHARSNDDSFADMIDRALEREFPENEQTEATDAGSFNNSVAGQQAVLETVARVKSKKNETKEEKSFQFHNVFNLDNENRAEDMPTLIDRKDNVFIISNLKSKYPVLQLDLRLISDLVVVIVSATCGGIAFACAGQPVITGYLLAGSIIGPGGLSFVSEMVQVETVAQFGVIFLLFALGLEFSTTKLRVVRTVAVLGGLLQIFLFMCLCGITALLCGGKSSEGIFVGVLLSMSSTAVVLKFLMERNSINALHGQVTIGTLILQDCAVGLLFALLPVLGGTSGVLQGVISMTKSLVVLITFLAILSILSRTCVPWFLKLMISLSSQTNELYQLASVAFCLLVAWCSDKLGLSLELGSFAAGVMISTTDLAQHTLEQVEPIRNFFAALFLASIGMLIHVHFLWNHVDILLAAVILVIIIKTIVVASIVKGFGYSNKTSLLVGMSLAQIGEFAFVLLSRASNLHLVEGKLYLLLLGTTALSLVTTPLLFKLIPAVVHLGVLLRWFSPDSMSEVLKSAKEVD from the exons ATGAGGGTCCGATCCTCTACCATTATGACGGTGCTCTTCGTCTGCAACCTTATTATTATATGCTTCTCTGCTCGTCCTTGTCTATCTTTCCCTTTCTTCGCCACTGCCGACTCCGCCGTGTCCAACTCGGTTACCGAGGAGATCAATGTCACCCTAGCTGACTCCAACTCAACGCACGCGAGATCCAACGACGACAGCTTCGCCGATATGATCGATCGAGCTCTCGAGCGAGAGTTCCCCGAGAACGAGCAGACTGAAG CCACTGATGCTGGTAGCTTCAACAATAGTGTTGCCGGACAGCAG GCAGTGCTGGAAACCGTTGCGAGAGTTAAATCCAAGAAGAATGAGACCAAGGAGGAGAA GTCATTTCAGTTTCATAATGTTTTCAATTTGGATAATGAAAATCGAGCAGAAGATATGCCAACATTGATAGATCGGAAG GacaatgtatttattatatCCAATCTCAAGTCAAAGTATCCTGTGCTACAACTAGACTTGAG GTTAATATCAGATTTGGTAGTTGTCATTGTCTCTGCAACTTGTGGTGGCATCGCCTTTGCTTGTGCTGGACAACCG GTTATTACTGGGTATCTGCTAGCAGGATCTATCATTGGACCAGGGGGCTTGAGTTTTGTTAGTGAAATGGTGCAA GTTGAAACAGTTGCTCAGTTTGGTgttatctttcttctttttgcatTGGGCCTGGAATTCTCCACAACAAAG CTTCGTGTTGTCCGGACAGTGGCTGTTCTGGGAGGCCTACTCCAGATTTTCCTATTTATGTGCTTGTGTGGGATAACAGCGTTG TTGTGTGGTGGTAAATCTTCTGAAGGGATATTTGTTGGTGTACTCCTATCTATGTCTTCAACTGCTGTG GTTCTAAAATTCTTGATGGAAAGAAATAGTATTAATGCTCTTCATGGCCAAGTCACTATTGGTACTCTTATACTACAG GACTGTGCTGTTGGTTTGCTATTTGCTCTGCTTCCAGTTCTCGGTGGTACTTCTGGTGTTCTTCAAGGAGTAATATCCATGACAAAATC GTTGGTAGTTCTCATTACATTTTTGgctattttatcaatattatccCGTACTTGTGTGCCATGGTTCCTTAAGCTTATGATAAGCCTATCATCTCAG ACTAATGAACTCTATCAATTAGCATCAGTGGCATTCTGCTTGCTTGTTGCTTGG TGTAGTGATAAGCTGGGTTTAAGCCTTGAACTGGGTTCATTTGCTGCTGGAGTGATGATATCAACTACCGATCTCGCCCAACATACACTTGAGCAA GTTGAGCCCATTCGCAACTTCTTTGCTGCCCTTTTTCTTGCTAGTATTGGGATGTTAATACATGTTCATTTTCTTTGGAATCATGTTGACATTTTACTTGCAGCTGTTATTTTGGTAATCATTATAAAAACTATTGTGGTTGCCTCTATTGTCAAGGGATTTGGATATAGCAATAAGACTTCTCTTCTT GTTGGAATGTCACTGGCACAAATTGGGGAATTTGCTTTTGTTCTTCTGAGCCGTGCTTCTAATCTTCATTTGGTTGAG GGTAAATTATATCTATTGCTGCTTGGCACAACTGCTCTCAGCCTG GTAACGACGCCATTGCTTTTCAAGCTAATTCCTGCTGTTGTTCATCTCGGGGTGTTGTTGCGGTGGTTCTCACCTGATAGTATGAGCGAG GTGCTCAAGAGTGCAAAGGAGGTTGATTGA
- the LOC107423961 gene encoding K(+) efflux antiporter 4 isoform X5 encodes MRVRSSTIMTVLFVCNLIIICFSARPCLSFPFFATADSAVSNSVTEEINVTLADSNSTHARSNDDSFADMIDRALEREFPENEQTEATDAGSFNNSVAGQQAVLETVARVKSKKNETKEEKSFQFHNVFNLDNENRAEDMPTLIDRKDNVFIISNLKSKYPVLQLDLRLISDLVVVIVSATCGGIAFACAGQPVITGYLLAGSIIGPGGLSFVSEMVQVETVAQFGVIFLLFALGLEFSTTKLRVVRTVAVLGGLLQIFLFMCLCGITALLCGGKSSEGIFVGVLLSMSSTAVVLKFLMERNSINALHGQVTIGTLILQDCAVGLLFALLPVLGGTSGVLQGVISMTKSLVVLITFLAILSILSRTCVPWFLKLMISLSSQTNELYQLASVAFCLLVAWCSDKLGLSLELGSFAAGVMISTTDLAQHTLEQVEPIRNFFAALFLASIGMLIHVHFLWNHVDILLAAVILVIIIKTIVVASIVKGFGYSNKTSLLVGMSLAQIGEFAFVLLSRASNLHLVEGKLYLLLLGTTALSLVTTPLLFKLIPAVVHLGVLLRWFSPDSMSEIGYKGDSLRSDSAKRIALMVQGSHDS; translated from the exons ATGAGGGTCCGATCCTCTACCATTATGACGGTGCTCTTCGTCTGCAACCTTATTATTATATGCTTCTCTGCTCGTCCTTGTCTATCTTTCCCTTTCTTCGCCACTGCCGACTCCGCCGTGTCCAACTCGGTTACCGAGGAGATCAATGTCACCCTAGCTGACTCCAACTCAACGCACGCGAGATCCAACGACGACAGCTTCGCCGATATGATCGATCGAGCTCTCGAGCGAGAGTTCCCCGAGAACGAGCAGACTGAAG CCACTGATGCTGGTAGCTTCAACAATAGTGTTGCCGGACAGCAG GCAGTGCTGGAAACCGTTGCGAGAGTTAAATCCAAGAAGAATGAGACCAAGGAGGAGAA GTCATTTCAGTTTCATAATGTTTTCAATTTGGATAATGAAAATCGAGCAGAAGATATGCCAACATTGATAGATCGGAAG GacaatgtatttattatatCCAATCTCAAGTCAAAGTATCCTGTGCTACAACTAGACTTGAG GTTAATATCAGATTTGGTAGTTGTCATTGTCTCTGCAACTTGTGGTGGCATCGCCTTTGCTTGTGCTGGACAACCG GTTATTACTGGGTATCTGCTAGCAGGATCTATCATTGGACCAGGGGGCTTGAGTTTTGTTAGTGAAATGGTGCAA GTTGAAACAGTTGCTCAGTTTGGTgttatctttcttctttttgcatTGGGCCTGGAATTCTCCACAACAAAG CTTCGTGTTGTCCGGACAGTGGCTGTTCTGGGAGGCCTACTCCAGATTTTCCTATTTATGTGCTTGTGTGGGATAACAGCGTTG TTGTGTGGTGGTAAATCTTCTGAAGGGATATTTGTTGGTGTACTCCTATCTATGTCTTCAACTGCTGTG GTTCTAAAATTCTTGATGGAAAGAAATAGTATTAATGCTCTTCATGGCCAAGTCACTATTGGTACTCTTATACTACAG GACTGTGCTGTTGGTTTGCTATTTGCTCTGCTTCCAGTTCTCGGTGGTACTTCTGGTGTTCTTCAAGGAGTAATATCCATGACAAAATC GTTGGTAGTTCTCATTACATTTTTGgctattttatcaatattatccCGTACTTGTGTGCCATGGTTCCTTAAGCTTATGATAAGCCTATCATCTCAG ACTAATGAACTCTATCAATTAGCATCAGTGGCATTCTGCTTGCTTGTTGCTTGG TGTAGTGATAAGCTGGGTTTAAGCCTTGAACTGGGTTCATTTGCTGCTGGAGTGATGATATCAACTACCGATCTCGCCCAACATACACTTGAGCAA GTTGAGCCCATTCGCAACTTCTTTGCTGCCCTTTTTCTTGCTAGTATTGGGATGTTAATACATGTTCATTTTCTTTGGAATCATGTTGACATTTTACTTGCAGCTGTTATTTTGGTAATCATTATAAAAACTATTGTGGTTGCCTCTATTGTCAAGGGATTTGGATATAGCAATAAGACTTCTCTTCTT GTTGGAATGTCACTGGCACAAATTGGGGAATTTGCTTTTGTTCTTCTGAGCCGTGCTTCTAATCTTCATTTGGTTGAG GGTAAATTATATCTATTGCTGCTTGGCACAACTGCTCTCAGCCTG GTAACGACGCCATTGCTTTTCAAGCTAATTCCTGCTGTTGTTCATCTCGGGGTGTTGTTGCGGTGGTTCTCACCTGATAGTATGAGCGAG ATTGGATATAAAGGCGATAGTCTTCGCTCAGACAGTGCTAAGCGTATTGCTTTGATGGTCCAAGGCTCCCATGATTCAtga
- the LOC107423961 gene encoding K(+) efflux antiporter 4 isoform X4, producing the protein MRVRSSTIMTVLFVCNLIIICFSARPCLSFPFFATADSAVSNSVTEEINVTLADSNSTHARSNDDSFADMIDRALEREFPENEQTEATDAGSFNNSVAGQQAVLETVARVKSKKNETKEEKSFQFHNVFNLDNENRAEDMPTLIDRKDNVFIISNLKSKYPVLQLDLRLISDLVVVIVSATCGGIAFACAGQPVITGYLLAGSIIGPGGLSFVSEMVQVETVAQFGVIFLLFALGLEFSTTKLRVVRTVAVLGGLLQIFLFMCLCGITALLCGGKSSEGIFVGVLLSMSSTAVVLKFLMERNSINALHGQVTIGTLILQDCAVGLLFALLPVLGGTSGVLQGVISMTKSLVVLITFLAILSILSRTCVPWFLKLMISLSSQTNELYQLASVAFCLLVAWCSDKLGLSLELGSFAAGVMISTTDLAQHTLEQVEPIRNFFAALFLASIGMLIHVHFLWNHVDILLAAVILVIIIKTIVVASIVKGFGYSNKTSLLVGMSLAQIGEFAFVLLSRASNLHLVEGKLYLLLLGTTALSLLWCR; encoded by the exons ATGAGGGTCCGATCCTCTACCATTATGACGGTGCTCTTCGTCTGCAACCTTATTATTATATGCTTCTCTGCTCGTCCTTGTCTATCTTTCCCTTTCTTCGCCACTGCCGACTCCGCCGTGTCCAACTCGGTTACCGAGGAGATCAATGTCACCCTAGCTGACTCCAACTCAACGCACGCGAGATCCAACGACGACAGCTTCGCCGATATGATCGATCGAGCTCTCGAGCGAGAGTTCCCCGAGAACGAGCAGACTGAAG CCACTGATGCTGGTAGCTTCAACAATAGTGTTGCCGGACAGCAG GCAGTGCTGGAAACCGTTGCGAGAGTTAAATCCAAGAAGAATGAGACCAAGGAGGAGAA GTCATTTCAGTTTCATAATGTTTTCAATTTGGATAATGAAAATCGAGCAGAAGATATGCCAACATTGATAGATCGGAAG GacaatgtatttattatatCCAATCTCAAGTCAAAGTATCCTGTGCTACAACTAGACTTGAG GTTAATATCAGATTTGGTAGTTGTCATTGTCTCTGCAACTTGTGGTGGCATCGCCTTTGCTTGTGCTGGACAACCG GTTATTACTGGGTATCTGCTAGCAGGATCTATCATTGGACCAGGGGGCTTGAGTTTTGTTAGTGAAATGGTGCAA GTTGAAACAGTTGCTCAGTTTGGTgttatctttcttctttttgcatTGGGCCTGGAATTCTCCACAACAAAG CTTCGTGTTGTCCGGACAGTGGCTGTTCTGGGAGGCCTACTCCAGATTTTCCTATTTATGTGCTTGTGTGGGATAACAGCGTTG TTGTGTGGTGGTAAATCTTCTGAAGGGATATTTGTTGGTGTACTCCTATCTATGTCTTCAACTGCTGTG GTTCTAAAATTCTTGATGGAAAGAAATAGTATTAATGCTCTTCATGGCCAAGTCACTATTGGTACTCTTATACTACAG GACTGTGCTGTTGGTTTGCTATTTGCTCTGCTTCCAGTTCTCGGTGGTACTTCTGGTGTTCTTCAAGGAGTAATATCCATGACAAAATC GTTGGTAGTTCTCATTACATTTTTGgctattttatcaatattatccCGTACTTGTGTGCCATGGTTCCTTAAGCTTATGATAAGCCTATCATCTCAG ACTAATGAACTCTATCAATTAGCATCAGTGGCATTCTGCTTGCTTGTTGCTTGG TGTAGTGATAAGCTGGGTTTAAGCCTTGAACTGGGTTCATTTGCTGCTGGAGTGATGATATCAACTACCGATCTCGCCCAACATACACTTGAGCAA GTTGAGCCCATTCGCAACTTCTTTGCTGCCCTTTTTCTTGCTAGTATTGGGATGTTAATACATGTTCATTTTCTTTGGAATCATGTTGACATTTTACTTGCAGCTGTTATTTTGGTAATCATTATAAAAACTATTGTGGTTGCCTCTATTGTCAAGGGATTTGGATATAGCAATAAGACTTCTCTTCTT GTTGGAATGTCACTGGCACAAATTGGGGAATTTGCTTTTGTTCTTCTGAGCCGTGCTTCTAATCTTCATTTGGTTGAG GGTAAATTATATCTATTGCTGCTTGGCACAACTGCTCTCAGCCTG CTATGGTGCAGGTAA
- the LOC107423970 gene encoding 1-aminocyclopropane-1-carboxylate oxidase 1, with amino-acid sequence MHQHFRRKKKKKRMKEMEIPVIDFNELHGENRSNTMALLHQACEKWGFFHIKNHGIDINLMEKVKSLINTHYEENLKESFYSSETAKILENAGDTSNIDWESSFFIWHRPLSNIKEIPNLSTDLCTTMDEYIAQLINVAQKLSELICENLGLEKDYIKDAFSGTKGPSIGTKVAKYPQCPQPQLVRGLREHTDAGGIILLLQDDQVPGLEFFKDGKWFPIPPSENHTIFVNTGDQLEVLTNGRYKSVLHRVMAYNSGSRLSIATFYNPAGEALISPAPKLLYPTHFRFQDYLKHYATTKFSDKEPRFEYMKQKQINNGDHSGHLA; translated from the exons ATGCATCAGCatttcagaagaaaaaaaaaaaaaaaaagaatgaaggaGATGGAGATCCCTGTTATAGATTTTAACGAACTTCACGGAGAGAATAGAAGCAACACCATGGCTCTCCTACACCAAGCTTGCGAGAAATGGGGCTTCTTTCAT ATCAAAAACCATGGAATCGACATAAATTTGATGGAGAAAGTGAAGAGCTTGATAAATACACACTATGAGGAAAATTTAAAGGAGAGCTTCTACAGTTCAGAGACAGCCAAAATATTGGAGAACGCAGGAGATACCAGTAACATCGACTGGGAAAGCAGCTTTTTCATATGGCATCGCCCTTTATCTAACATCAAAGAAATTCCAAACCTCTCAACAGATCTCTG CACAACCATGGATGAGTACATTGCTCAACTGATTAATGTGGCACAGAAACTTTCTGAGCTTATATGCGAGAATCTTGGTCTGGAAAAGGATTACATAAAAGATGCATTCTCAGGAACCAAAGGCCCATCTATTGGAACCAAAGTTGCAAAATATCCCCAATGTCCTCAACCACAACTTGTGAGAGGACTTAGGGAGCACACAGATGCAGGTGGGATCATACTCTTGCTCCAAGATGATCAAGTCCCGGGCCTTGAATTCTTCAAAGATGGCAAATGGTTTCCAATTCCACCCTCCGAAAACCACACCATTTTTGTGAACACAGGTGACCAACTGGAGGTGTTGACTAATGGAAGGTATAAAAGTGTTCTGCATCGTGTCATGGCTTACAATAGTGGAAGTCGACTATCGATTGCTACCTTTTATAATCCTGCCGGTGAAGCCCTCATCTCTCCAGCACCCAAACTCTTATACCCAACTCACTTCCGCTTTCAAGACTACCTCAAGCATTATGCTACCACAAAGTTTTCTGATAAGGAACCCAGATTTGAATATATGAAACAGAAACAGATAAATAATGGCGACCATAGTGGTCATCTTGCTTAA
- the LOC107423961 gene encoding K(+) efflux antiporter 4 isoform X3, with amino-acid sequence MRVRSSTIMTVLFVCNLIIICFSARPCLSFPFFATADSAVSNSVTEEINVTLADSNSTHARSNDDSFADMIDRALEREFPENEQTEATDAGSFNNSVAGQQAVLETVARVKSKKNETKEEKSFQFHNVFNLDNENRAEDMPTLIDRKDNVFIISNLKSKYPVLQLDLRLISDLVVVIVSATCGGIAFACAGQPVITGYLLAGSIIGPGGLSFVSEMVQVETVAQFGVIFLLFALGLEFSTTKLRVVRTVAVLGGLLQIFLFMCLCGITALVLKFLMERNSINALHGQVTIGTLILQDCAVGLLFALLPVLGGTSGVLQGVISMTKSLVVLITFLAILSILSRTCVPWFLKLMISLSSQTNELYQLASVAFCLLVAWCSDKLGLSLELGSFAAGVMISTTDLAQHTLEQVEPIRNFFAALFLASIGMLIHVHFLWNHVDILLAAVILVIIIKTIVVASIVKGFGYSNKTSLLVGMSLAQIGEFAFVLLSRASNLHLVEGKLYLLLLGTTALSLVTTPLLFKLIPAVVHLGVLLRWFSPDSMSEIGYKGDSLRSDSAKRIALMVQGSHDS; translated from the exons ATGAGGGTCCGATCCTCTACCATTATGACGGTGCTCTTCGTCTGCAACCTTATTATTATATGCTTCTCTGCTCGTCCTTGTCTATCTTTCCCTTTCTTCGCCACTGCCGACTCCGCCGTGTCCAACTCGGTTACCGAGGAGATCAATGTCACCCTAGCTGACTCCAACTCAACGCACGCGAGATCCAACGACGACAGCTTCGCCGATATGATCGATCGAGCTCTCGAGCGAGAGTTCCCCGAGAACGAGCAGACTGAAG CCACTGATGCTGGTAGCTTCAACAATAGTGTTGCCGGACAGCAG GCAGTGCTGGAAACCGTTGCGAGAGTTAAATCCAAGAAGAATGAGACCAAGGAGGAGAA GTCATTTCAGTTTCATAATGTTTTCAATTTGGATAATGAAAATCGAGCAGAAGATATGCCAACATTGATAGATCGGAAG GacaatgtatttattatatCCAATCTCAAGTCAAAGTATCCTGTGCTACAACTAGACTTGAG GTTAATATCAGATTTGGTAGTTGTCATTGTCTCTGCAACTTGTGGTGGCATCGCCTTTGCTTGTGCTGGACAACCG GTTATTACTGGGTATCTGCTAGCAGGATCTATCATTGGACCAGGGGGCTTGAGTTTTGTTAGTGAAATGGTGCAA GTTGAAACAGTTGCTCAGTTTGGTgttatctttcttctttttgcatTGGGCCTGGAATTCTCCACAACAAAG CTTCGTGTTGTCCGGACAGTGGCTGTTCTGGGAGGCCTACTCCAGATTTTCCTATTTATGTGCTTGTGTGGGATAACAGCGTTG GTTCTAAAATTCTTGATGGAAAGAAATAGTATTAATGCTCTTCATGGCCAAGTCACTATTGGTACTCTTATACTACAG GACTGTGCTGTTGGTTTGCTATTTGCTCTGCTTCCAGTTCTCGGTGGTACTTCTGGTGTTCTTCAAGGAGTAATATCCATGACAAAATC GTTGGTAGTTCTCATTACATTTTTGgctattttatcaatattatccCGTACTTGTGTGCCATGGTTCCTTAAGCTTATGATAAGCCTATCATCTCAG ACTAATGAACTCTATCAATTAGCATCAGTGGCATTCTGCTTGCTTGTTGCTTGG TGTAGTGATAAGCTGGGTTTAAGCCTTGAACTGGGTTCATTTGCTGCTGGAGTGATGATATCAACTACCGATCTCGCCCAACATACACTTGAGCAA GTTGAGCCCATTCGCAACTTCTTTGCTGCCCTTTTTCTTGCTAGTATTGGGATGTTAATACATGTTCATTTTCTTTGGAATCATGTTGACATTTTACTTGCAGCTGTTATTTTGGTAATCATTATAAAAACTATTGTGGTTGCCTCTATTGTCAAGGGATTTGGATATAGCAATAAGACTTCTCTTCTT GTTGGAATGTCACTGGCACAAATTGGGGAATTTGCTTTTGTTCTTCTGAGCCGTGCTTCTAATCTTCATTTGGTTGAG GGTAAATTATATCTATTGCTGCTTGGCACAACTGCTCTCAGCCTG GTAACGACGCCATTGCTTTTCAAGCTAATTCCTGCTGTTGTTCATCTCGGGGTGTTGTTGCGGTGGTTCTCACCTGATAGTATGAGCGAG ATTGGATATAAAGGCGATAGTCTTCGCTCAGACAGTGCTAAGCGTATTGCTTTGATGGTCCAAGGCTCCCATGATTCAtga
- the LOC107423961 gene encoding K(+) efflux antiporter 4 isoform X2 yields the protein MRVRSSTIMTVLFVCNLIIICFSARPCLSFPFFATADSAVSNSVTEEINVTLADSNSTHARSNDDSFADMIDRALEREFPENEQTEATDAGSFNNSVAGQQAVLETVARVKSKKNETKEEKSFQFHNVFNLDNENRAEDMPTLIDRKDNVFIISNLKSKYPVLQLDLRLISDLVVVIVSATCGGIAFACAGQPVITGYLLAGSIIGPGGLSFVSEMVQVETVAQFGVIFLLFALGLEFSTTKLRVVRTVAVLGGLLQIFLFMCLCGITALLCGGKSSEGIFVGVLLSMSSTAVVLKFLMERNSINALHGQVTIGTLILQDCAVGLLFALLPVLGGTSGVLQGVISMTKSLVVLITFLAILSILSRTCVPWFLKLMISLSSQCSDKLGLSLELGSFAAGVMISTTDLAQHTLEQVEPIRNFFAALFLASIGMLIHVHFLWNHVDILLAAVILVIIIKTIVVASIVKGFGYSNKTSLLVGMSLAQIGEFAFVLLSRASNLHLVEGKLYLLLLGTTALSLVTTPLLFKLIPAVVHLGVLLRWFSPDSMSEIGYKGDSLRSDSAKRIALMVQGSHDS from the exons ATGAGGGTCCGATCCTCTACCATTATGACGGTGCTCTTCGTCTGCAACCTTATTATTATATGCTTCTCTGCTCGTCCTTGTCTATCTTTCCCTTTCTTCGCCACTGCCGACTCCGCCGTGTCCAACTCGGTTACCGAGGAGATCAATGTCACCCTAGCTGACTCCAACTCAACGCACGCGAGATCCAACGACGACAGCTTCGCCGATATGATCGATCGAGCTCTCGAGCGAGAGTTCCCCGAGAACGAGCAGACTGAAG CCACTGATGCTGGTAGCTTCAACAATAGTGTTGCCGGACAGCAG GCAGTGCTGGAAACCGTTGCGAGAGTTAAATCCAAGAAGAATGAGACCAAGGAGGAGAA GTCATTTCAGTTTCATAATGTTTTCAATTTGGATAATGAAAATCGAGCAGAAGATATGCCAACATTGATAGATCGGAAG GacaatgtatttattatatCCAATCTCAAGTCAAAGTATCCTGTGCTACAACTAGACTTGAG GTTAATATCAGATTTGGTAGTTGTCATTGTCTCTGCAACTTGTGGTGGCATCGCCTTTGCTTGTGCTGGACAACCG GTTATTACTGGGTATCTGCTAGCAGGATCTATCATTGGACCAGGGGGCTTGAGTTTTGTTAGTGAAATGGTGCAA GTTGAAACAGTTGCTCAGTTTGGTgttatctttcttctttttgcatTGGGCCTGGAATTCTCCACAACAAAG CTTCGTGTTGTCCGGACAGTGGCTGTTCTGGGAGGCCTACTCCAGATTTTCCTATTTATGTGCTTGTGTGGGATAACAGCGTTG TTGTGTGGTGGTAAATCTTCTGAAGGGATATTTGTTGGTGTACTCCTATCTATGTCTTCAACTGCTGTG GTTCTAAAATTCTTGATGGAAAGAAATAGTATTAATGCTCTTCATGGCCAAGTCACTATTGGTACTCTTATACTACAG GACTGTGCTGTTGGTTTGCTATTTGCTCTGCTTCCAGTTCTCGGTGGTACTTCTGGTGTTCTTCAAGGAGTAATATCCATGACAAAATC GTTGGTAGTTCTCATTACATTTTTGgctattttatcaatattatccCGTACTTGTGTGCCATGGTTCCTTAAGCTTATGATAAGCCTATCATCTCAG TGTAGTGATAAGCTGGGTTTAAGCCTTGAACTGGGTTCATTTGCTGCTGGAGTGATGATATCAACTACCGATCTCGCCCAACATACACTTGAGCAA GTTGAGCCCATTCGCAACTTCTTTGCTGCCCTTTTTCTTGCTAGTATTGGGATGTTAATACATGTTCATTTTCTTTGGAATCATGTTGACATTTTACTTGCAGCTGTTATTTTGGTAATCATTATAAAAACTATTGTGGTTGCCTCTATTGTCAAGGGATTTGGATATAGCAATAAGACTTCTCTTCTT GTTGGAATGTCACTGGCACAAATTGGGGAATTTGCTTTTGTTCTTCTGAGCCGTGCTTCTAATCTTCATTTGGTTGAG GGTAAATTATATCTATTGCTGCTTGGCACAACTGCTCTCAGCCTG GTAACGACGCCATTGCTTTTCAAGCTAATTCCTGCTGTTGTTCATCTCGGGGTGTTGTTGCGGTGGTTCTCACCTGATAGTATGAGCGAG ATTGGATATAAAGGCGATAGTCTTCGCTCAGACAGTGCTAAGCGTATTGCTTTGATGGTCCAAGGCTCCCATGATTCAtga